The genomic interval TGGTTCATCCCTCCACTCCGGAGGAGTTGTCAGCCTCGTACAGCCCCGTCAACAAAGCTGCTGGATTTCCAACTCAAACTGCCCCAGATAACAGCCGACTTCCCATCGATGCCCGAGGTGACAGGGACTGGGTAAATAGATTGAAGCAGCTGCCCGTGGACCAGCAGCCCTTCTGGCTTGTAAACTATCAAGCAATCGAAGCAATGAGGAACAGTCCCAGACCCAGTGTTGGAAATTATGAATGGCGTGGGAGTTCGTTCGGCGGTTAACGATTTTGAAGgtttcataatttttaatttaaacacCATTAGGAATAAAAAGGTTCAGGATGTTTATTACTTTATTTTACTTTGAATTATGCTTGACCTACAAATATAATTTCATATAATTGGCAATACTCaggaaaaaagaagaaaatttaGAAGGGTCGCAAATGAACTAAATAATTTATCAACGGATATATGCACGAGTATGAATAATGCATAGGTCGACCTACAAATATACTATTTACCAATGTATATACCACCAATAGCTGGTTAATCTTCTGCCTTGGTCACAAATGTTGCAAGGGATATTAGCATTTTCCCTAATAatgttggttttatttttatgtttacGAACAAATCCTTGATAACAAGGTGATatgatttatatttatttttcatttgaaaGCTGATGAATGAAAATTATTCTCTTATCTATTATAACATTTGGAATGCACACTtaaaaattacttttaattCGGTGTTATTTTTGTGCGCAAAGGTTTATATATACATcgtattaaaatgtttatacCTTTATATAAAAAGGGTAAGCTAGATTTGTTGAAAGGTTTGTAATAGATATAGTAGAAGTTTCCAATCCCATAAGGGTATATGTTCATATACActtgatcaggatcactaGCCGAGTatatctggccatgtccgtccgtctgtATGTCGTCCGTATAAACGCCGAAATTCCGGCAACCATACAAATTGGAAAACTAAAGTTTCTTATATCGACCTGctaaacagaaaaaaattatttcatGATTTTAAAAACCGGTTTCATTGCATACATACAGacaaataagcaaataagAACATTTTGGTCGCGCCGCCAAAGCCGTCACGCCcacaattaaattttcatattcgtatttatttttttaaatatcaaTATGCCAATATCAATATACGCCCACACcgttcaaaaatattttagatTTTGATGCCAACAACCTTTGAACTTTCTCCGTAGCATTTCCAATTGTTAAAGTAAATATGAAAGGCAAATTCGGTaataagttatttatttagtaaCTATGCAGTATGTATACATCACTTTGAATAAATGATGGCTAATATATAATATTCCTATATGCATTGTTATATTATTACATTATCGAAATGTTTATTTACAGTTTCTTTTACTAATAAAATGTACAATTTCCTTAAAAAGTTcatacaaaatttaatatttattttaaacaaataaacgaaaGCCAGAATGGGAAATTAGAAATTTTAAATAAGAAGTGAAACAGAAAGAGAAATATAAAACAATGGCATATCAACAAGAAGCGTTTGACTAATATTTACAGACAACCCCGTAACATTCGACAACTTTTTACTTAAAATCTACCTCCAGATCCACGTCCTTTCGCTCGAGCCAATTATATTGCCGAGAACATAGAGTAGAGCTGTAAGTATGGCTTGTCAAAAGTGCATGAAGCAAAACATTTAGAGCAGTTATGTGTTTGCGGAGCTTGTGGACGTCGGATTCGATGAGGACggagctgctggagctgcCAAATTGGTTGGAAGCTGTGCGGCAGCCGCAGAATAGTAAGCTGCATTAGCTGGAACGTTTGTGCTAATAGCTGGAAAAGAAAGGATAGTTTTCATATATTTCTCATAGGATTACAGGCAGAACATACATTGGCGCAGGGCCTTTTGGAACTTTTCGTATTCCACATAATGTTTAAGACGCAGCTCGTCCTCTTCGATGAGTTGTCTCTgacgcaacagcaacagccgtTGGTGCTGGTTAGTACCCAAGCGCGTATTGCACAATTGGTTCACTAGTGAGTCTAAATTGTGCTTTATATCCTACAGAGAGAACAGTTGTgtttattcatttaaaataatatggaTTTTGAGTTGTACTTACGGATTGAATATCGCTCGGTAGCAGATGCGGATGCGTAGCTGCTAAAGAAACAGGCTCTTCGGTAACTACAATAAAGGATACAGAAGTTGTAAAGTTCTCTTGcgtataattatattatatatatattattattatattatactaATATTGACAAACTTCTCAAAATtgtacaaaaataaatatcatGGATTTGTTTACCTTCACCGGACGTTGCATTAAA from Drosophila mauritiana strain mau12 chromosome 3L, ASM438214v1, whole genome shotgun sequence carries:
- the LOC117142049 gene encoding uncharacterized protein LOC117142049, which gives rise to MLKFLWLLPIVTIAIPKITQAQRPSFAGMRPPGGLTQKNKYAQTKNTAVENFNGSSGPKDTSKKKIINLPYGAPQRPPMGVPLVHPSTPEELSASYSPVNKAAGFPTQTAPDNSRLPIDARGDRDWVNRLKQLPVDQQPFWLVNYQAIEAMRNSPRPSVGNYEWRGSSFGG